AGACTATTGACAGTGTGCTTGCGCAGTTTCGACAAGGTCAGTTGTTTTATCATGTTCAGGATGGAGGATCGTCGGACGGAACAATTGATATTCTGCGTTCTGTGGCGGGAGCGATCGCTGATTTTCCAGAGGCGTACCCAAATGTGACATTTTCATGGGAATCAAGTGCAGATTCTGGAATGTATGATGCGATAAATAAGGCGCTGAATGGTCTGGATATACCTGGTGATGCGTTCGTTGGTTGGCTGAACGCAGATGACTTGCTGGCTGATGGCGCCGTACAGGCAGTAGAGGCGGCTGCTAAAATTTACGGAGTAGAGTGGGTTTACGGTTTGACATCGGTCATTGCTCTCGGCGGTGACGAGCATGTGAAGCAAGAGCTTTATCCGCGTGCCCTGCTTGCGGCGGGAATCGCTGATGGGCGTTTCTGGCGTTTTTTTCAGCAGGAGGGATGTTTTTTTCGTAAAAGGCTGTGGGACGCTGCCGGGGGGTGCGATTCGTCGTTCAAGCTTGCTGGGGACTGGGATTTGTGGCGCAACATGGCCGACAGGGCCGAACCGGTATTTATTCCTCAAAAGCTCGGTTCCTTTGTGGTGCGGGAGGGGCAGCTGTCTGCGGATATGGCGTGTTATCAGGCTGAAATTTCGCACCGCCTTGCGTGTAAAAGGCGACGGTGGCGGGCAGCGCAGTTGGCGTGCTTCAGCGCTTTGCGGTCACCCATTCTGAATTTGGAGACGGGTATCATTGTGCGCAAGGGGGTGCCGGTGAAGGACAGGATGCGTTGCCTGGCCGAGGTCCTGTCTGTGCGCAAGGCGATTTCCAAATTCAAATCTGTTTTTTTGCAATGTAGCAGGCTGGGTTGAGGCTGTGCCTCCATTTTTTTCTATAGTGACAGCAACGTATAATGCGGGAGCGACGTTGGCGTGTCTGCTTGATTCCTTGGCTGCACAGTCGTGCCGGGACTTCGAGCTCGTGGTGCAGGATGGTGGGTCCGTCGACGACACCATAGCGGTTCTCGAGTCGTATAGGTCATGCCTGCCGGCGCTGTCATTGGCTTCCGGTCCCGATAGCGGGATTTACGATGCATGGAACAAGGCTCTGCGGGTGGTTCGCGGACAGTGGGTGCTGTTTCTTGGCGCTGACGATCGCTTGGCGGGCCCGACCGTGCTCCAGAGCATGAAGGGTGCGCTTCTTCTGGTTGCTCCGGAGGTTTTGTACGCTGTTGGTGGGGTGACCCTTTTTGCTGTATCGGGTGAGTATTACGGGGAATATCCGGTTGATGTGGATAATGCGGTGCAGCGATTGCGCCGCGAGATGATCTTCTGCCACACTGGCGTGTTGCACAGGCGTTCTGTTTTTAGGGGTGAGTTGTTTGACAGCACGTATCGCGTGCTGGGTGATTATGATTTTTTTTGTCGCACTGTGCTTGATGACCGGCAAGTCGCTAAGCTGGATGTTACGGTCACCCACATGGCGTTGGGTGGTGTTTCCTCGCGGCTATGCTCTCAGCCGCGAATTTTTCTGGAGTCGCTGAGGATCGCTATGAGGCATGCGGGGGCCATATCTTCGCGCCATATGCGGGTAGGATGTGTTGTCGCCGCTGTTGCTTTATTGTGTCGTGTTCTTGGGCCTGTGCGGGCGGCTGGTTTCGTTAATATCACGCGCAAGTGGCGGGGAAAACGTCCGTTTTGGAGTTAAGTGTGAAGGGGGCGCGGCAGACGCGGGCGGGGCGAACGTTCATTGATCTCCTCAAAGGTGCCCATCCGTAGGGGGCAGAATTGCAATTTATTTTTGCTTGCATGTCTGCGAGAGTAGGTAGCTCCCGCTTGTGAAGCGGGTGCTGCATAGAATATGATTCTTCACTGTGTATATTTAAAGAGTGTAGAAAGGTGTGTGCGCAGCGCAGAGATGTTCTTTGTTTATATTGCATTCTTTGCATGCTAGTTAGCAGTAGGGCGAATGTCTGGTTTTGTGGCGTTTTTTTTGTCGTCCATGTTCAATGTTGAAGGGCGCGTACTTTTTTGAGCCAAGCGCTTGCGTGAGGGATATTAGAGTGTTGAGCAGAATTGAATATGCTCCTTGCGCAATAATTATAGTTAACTATAACGGATCTAGCGATACATGTGTATGTATCGAGAGTCTTGCGTCTTTGGTTGTGCAGCCCAAGATGATTGTTGTTGTTGACAATGGGTCAACAGATGATTCGTGTGATGTTATCGAGCGCTTTTGGAGAGAGTTTTCCAGATTTCAAGGCGACTCGTTTGCTGTTTTAGATGCTTCGGGCGTTCCGCCGGAAACGGCACGCAATGTTTTTATAAAATCCAAGCGTAATGGCGGGTTTTCAGCGGGAAATAATATTGCGTTAAGGGCTTTGGCGAATATTGATGGTCTTGAGTGTTTTTGGCTGCTTAACAATGATACAATCCCAGATCCACACGCATTGTCAGAGCTAATGCGTTGTGTTGCAGAGAGTCCAAATATTGGCCTTGCCGGTTCAACCCTGGTGTACGCAGGCAGGCCCGATACAATACAGTGTGCAGGCGGTGGGTGGTACTTTCCTTTATGGGGAGGCACTCGTCATTATCTTGAAGGTAAGCCGTTCCCGTTGTCGGAGATACCTCGGAATGGCCCAAAGCCTTTGGAATACATTTGTGGTGCATCCATGTTGATCACGGCAGCTGCATTTTCCAAGCTTGGGCTTTTAGATGAAGATTATTTTTTATATTACGAAGATGTTGAATATGGATTGCGTGCAAGGCGAATGAATTTTCAGGCAGTATGGGTTGCTGAAAGTGTCGTCTACCACAAGGAAGGTGCTTCTACGTGCCCTCAAAGTGATAGTTCCAGAGGGTCCAAGCCGTTATTGATAGATTTTCTCTCCATCAGGAATAGGCTTTGGTTGTCCAGAAAATATTACCCATATATTTTCCCTGTAGTTGTTTTTAGCCTGATTGGTGTGGCAATCAAACGGTTAATGAGAAATCAGGCAAGCCGCCTGCGTATTATATTCATTGCTCTGGCTCATTGCCTTAAGGGCACGATGGGTAAGCCGAATTTACGTATTTTCTAGGCTGGGAACCAAGGCCGACAGCGTTGCTGCTGTCATTGACTTGGTCGTCGCTAGTCCATGGGCCTTATGGCTGTGGTGGGAAGTGCAGTTGAAAGGTGTGTTCCACTGAACAGAGGGCGCCGTTATTTTGTACAGAGTGTTTTTTGTAGGGCTTTCAAGACTTCGGCTGCCCCTTGGGTATCCACTTCCGCCCAGCGCACTGCCTTCCCGCAGGCAGGCATCTGCCCCGCAGGAACCGGCACCAGTGTGAAGGGCAAAGGATGCGCCAACGGTCCCTTCATGAATTCCATGTTGGCGGACCATCCCGTGGCCGCCACATGCAGTCCACGCAGCATTGCTTCATGGATGGTCAGGCCATAGCCTTCTGACCGATGCGTCGAAAGATATACGTCATGGTGCAGATACAGCTCATCCAGACCGCCAGCCGTGAGGTTTTCTGTCATCAGGGTTACGCCGGGCGTAGCATCGGCTAGTGCCAGTAGGCGTCTGTAGGTGTGCGGCGCTGCCTGGTGCTGGCTGGTCTTGAGCGTGAGCGAAGCTCCTCGCCCGTTGGGAAAGGCCGCGGCAAAGGCAGCAATGGCCGCCCAGGGGTTCTTGCGCTCGCATGATGAGGCCATGTCGAAGACGTACAGGCAGCGCATCACGCCGTCCGCGCAGAAGCCTGCCTTGCGGAGCACGGGTTCGGGCAGTTTGTGCGGCACCACGCGCACCTCTTTGTCCGTCACGCGGCGGAAGGCATTGGCCGTGAATTCGCTGGGTACTTCCACGGCGTCCACATGGTCCAACGCGTCGAGGTAGATTTGGGGCAGGCATTCCAATTCCCAGGCCCAGTACGCCACAAGGCGTTTGTTGCGCAGGAATTTCCTGTTCATTCGCAGCAGAACCATGTGGAAAAGCGGTGGGTTGGCGTGGATAACCACGGTTCCGCCGCCGATATGGGTGGCAAGGTCCGATAGTTCCAGGCAGTCTGCTATGCCCTCTGGTGGCAGAACGGCCTGCTGCAACATGGCCGACGTGGCATCCACTCCGCATGCTTGCCTGCCTGCGTCGCGTGCGCTTTGCAGATACAACCGGGCGCCCTCGCCAATACCTGTGGCGCTCCGAAGGCTGCCCACAACATATACGGGGTCGTCGCCGTGCGTATGCCCGTCGCGTCTGGTCGCGAGCAGGGAGCAGCATGTCTTCAGGATGCGCGACTGGGCCTGTGGCGGCAGGTTTTTCCATATTCTCTTAAGACCGTGCATATGCGGTATGTCCTGCTTCTGGAACTATGCGATGCGATTGTGGGGCCGGATGCAAGGCGCTTTCCAGGTGCGCGGCCTCTGCAGACCACCGCGCGACCGCTGAGGCATACGTTTTCGTTTCAGGCATGTCCATGTACCTTTGCTGGTCGACGCGTGGTGTCTGGCTTATGTCAGTCCATACCGGTTGAGCTATGGGGGACAGGCACGACAGGGCGAGGCCGGTAAGGTCGGGACGGGACCGGGCGGAGCCGTGGAACCATTGCCGTACACCCAACCTTTACACAACGCCCCTCACCAGCCAGTCGATCGACCTCCCCGTCCTCAACCCCGCATCGATGAGCCAGTCCGGCGGGATGCGCCCGTTCTTGCGGGCGTTGGAAATGGACGCCGCCGACACGTTCAGGAAGCTCGCCAGCTCGCGGTCGGTGCGTGCCCCCGCCGCCTCCTTCAGGCGTTCCAGCACCATGGGTGCCTGGCGCAGTCCCATCTCGCCGGAAACGTCGCGCGCCACCACGTACACGCGCGGCTCGCCGTAGATGGTGTCGTTGTACACCAGTCGGGCGTGCACGGTGGAATAGCTGCCCGACAGGTTGCGGATGCGGCATTCGAAGTGCTGTTCGCGGTGTTCGCGCATGGCCCGCAGCAGTGCCTGGCGCACGGCGGGCAGGTCGCTTTCGTGCAGCAGGTCCAGCACCGGCCCCATGTCCAGGGTGTAGGCGTCGTACGGCTCCTGCCGCCCGAATATGGCCGGGGTCAGCGTCTGGCGTGATCGCCGCAATATCCGCCCCTGATCGTCGGTCACCACCACCACGTCGCCCTGGTGGGTGTGCAGTTGCTCGATGAAGGCGTTTTCCTGCACCACCTTGGCGGAAATATCCTGCGCGATGCCCAGCAGGCCGATGACTTCCTGCCGGTTGTCGTCGAAGATGGGTCGCCGGATCACCCGGTACCACACGGAAGGGTCCAGCAGGTGCGGCACCGCCGGGTGTTCCAGCTCCCGTTTTTCCTCGAACACCTTCAGCGCCGCCTCCACGGGGTAGCGGGCCAGTTCCGGTGGCAGGAAGTCGTATTCGGTGCGGCCCATCACCTCGTCGCGCGTACGGCCGTATGCGGCAAGATACGCATCGTTGACGGCCACGATGCGCAGGTCGCGCCCGCATACCCATGCCAGGCCCGGCAGGGCATCCACCACGCGCGAAAAGTCGCTGGCCAGCTTGGACGAGAAGGCGAACGGGCGCTCCTGAAAGTAGCCGCTGTAGGCCACCATGCGGCCCGCCGCATCGCGGATGGATTCGGCCGTGTACCACAGGGCCAGGGGCGATCCGTCCTTGCGCCGCAGGGTCACCTCGCCGTTCTCCACCTCCGCCCGCTTGATGAGTTGACTGACGATGCGCTTGCGTGCCGTGGAGGTAAAGTAGAACTCCCGCGCGGACCGGCCCACCAGTTCGTCCCGCGTGTAGCCGCAAATGGCGCACAGCGCGGGGCTGACCGCCTGGATGACTCCGTTGGGCAGAATGGTGAAGCCCATTTCCTGCCCCCCCTCGGTAGTGCGCAGGCGGCCCCAGGCCAGATGGATGGTGCGGGCCGGATAGGGGGGGCGGATTACGCTGCCGGTGCCGCTTTCACTGCTCCGGTCATCCGCTGCGTCCGCTCCGCCCGCTCCGCCCGGTCCGCCCGCTCCGTTCGCTCCATCCGTTTCGCCGGTTTCATCGGTTTCGTCCGTTTCGTCCGTTTCACTAGGGCCGCACATCTCCCACATGCCCGCATGCCGGATCGCGCCACCGTTCCCGGTCTGTCGGGCAGATTCGCCGTGTCGAGCACCCTTCCACCCGTCCGGGTGCGCCCTTTCGCCTTTTTCCGTACCTCCTTCCCCGCCCGTGCCGGGCACGGGCACGGCCACGCAGGTCCAGCTTATCTGCCGGATGCCAGCGCCGTCGGGCAGGGTGATTCGGGTGCGGCTTTCGCGCACTGGCGTGCCGCCTTGGGGCACGGGGGGCACTTCGTCGTGCAGCCAGCCGTGAGCGGGCGCCGGACAACCCGGCGCGGACAATTTCGGGCGCGCCCCCTTTGTTTCCGTGGTGCGCTCCGCATCACCGTCCGCCCCGCGCAGCAGCCGGGCGGGTTTGTTGGCGTACAGCACGCCACCATCGCCATCCAGCAGCAGGGCGGGGGTGTCCATGGCATCCAGCCGGGGAGCATAGAAGGCTACAAGGTCAGTGCTGGTCATGTGTTCATTGCTGGTCATGGGTTCACCACGGTTGAACGGCACGGCAGGTCATTCATGGAATATGAATAAAAAACGACGCTATGTTCATTGACGCTGTACTTCTGCCTGCTACACTCCCGTCGTCCTGTCAACATTCGACGGGCATACTCTGCAAGTACGGGAAGTTGTCATGCGAAAGCCATTGTTCCTGCTGTGTCTGGTCCTTGTTGCGCTGCTGCTGCCGTTGCATGCGCACGCCTCCGGCTATGCCGTCTACGAATGGAGCGCACGCGGCACCGCGCTGGGCGGCGCCATGGTTGCCCGCGATGCCGATCCCTCCTCGGTGGCCTACAATCCCGCCAACATCACTGACCTGCCGGGGGCGCAGGTGCAGGTGGGCGCCACGGCCATCAAGCCCGCCGCCACCATGGATTTCAAAAGCGCGTCCCAGACCGACCGTGATTTCTCGGATGCCATCTGGGGGCTGCCTACCGCCTATTACACGCAGCAGTTGAACGACCACTACTGGTTCGGCTTCGGCGTCTTTTCGCGCGTGGGGCTGGGCACCGAATACGCGGGCGGCGACAACTGGGCCGGGCGCTACAACTGTTCGTACGCGGGCATTCAGTCGCTGACCTTCAACCCCAACCTGGCCATGAAGTTTTCCGACCAGTTCTCCATGGCCGTGGGTGTGGAAGCCACCTACCTGCGCTTCATGTATGACAGCACCGTCCCCCTGGCGGACGTGAAGCAGGAAATCGACGCCGACGGCTGGGCCTACGGGCTCAACGCGGGGGCGCGATACAAGCCGTACGACTGGCTGGCCTTCGGCCTTGCCTGGCGCAGCCAGATCGACCTGAAGGTGACTGGGGACGTGGACTTTACCCGAAAGAAGGTGACCTCCCCGCCGACAATCAGCCAGGGCGGCATTTCCGGCACCGAACCCCTGCCCGAGTCGGTGACCTTCGGCGTGATGGTCAAGCCGATTGATCGCCTGAGCCTTGAGGCCGACGTGGTCTGGACCCGCTGGAGCGCCTACGAGGCTCTGACCATGGATTACGATCCGGCCCTGCTGGGCATGTACCCCACGGTCAGCAAGGAAAAGGACTGGAAGAACACCTGGCGCTTCCAGTTCGGCGCGGAATACGCCCTGACCGACAGCGTGGATCTGCGCGCGGGTTACGTCTACGACCAGAGCCCCATCAACGACAAATACGAAGACTTCGCCGTGCCCTGCTCCGACCGGCAGATCGTCTCCGTGGGCGCCGGGTGGAAGGTGGACCAGAACTGGGTGGTGGACGTGTTCTACGGCTACCTGTGGATGGTCGATCGCCACTACGACGCCCGCCCGGTCAATTACATCAATTACGAAGTGGAGCGCGAAGATGCCCACGCCCACATGGCGGGGCTCAGCGTCACCTACAAGTTCTAGCCGCCAAATCAGTTCCGGAGGTTGCTCCGGCTTCTCATGAATCCGCGAACAGCTTCTGGTTCTCCCCAGCCGCCCGCCGTTCCCTCCGGCGGGCGGTTTCAGTTTCCGGGCCAGCCCACGGTCTGGCTGATGACGATGCGCCGGTCGGCGGGCAGGCGCAGGGCGGCATGCAGGGCCGTTTCGTCGTAGCTGGCGCGGACCACGTTGCCGAGCCCGGCGGACGCGCAGAACAATCCCGCCCCCTGATACATGGATCCCGCATGCATGGCGGCGTATGCCGGGTCTTCTGCCGTGGCGGCGGTATACACCAGTGTAAGCGGGGCCGCGGCAACGAACGACTGGCGGGCCAACAGGGGGCGCAGGTCGCCGGTGGCAGCGGGTAGCAGGGCGTGCGCGCTGCCGTCGTAGCGCCAGGCCCCGTCGGCGCGTATCACATATACATCCATGCCCTGGCGGTTCCGGGCCGTGGGCACGGTGCGTCGTCCGTCGGGACGGTTGATGCCCCAAGCGGTCCACAACAGGTCTCCCAGCACCTGCTCGGGGATGGGGGCATCGCGGAAGGACCGGGTGGAGGAGCGCGCCGCCAGCGCCTGCATCAGCGTTTTGTTCCCCGCGCCGCCCGCCGTGCCGGAAATGTCCGGCGGCGGCAGGGACACCGCGCCCTGTGCGGCGTGGGCCATTCCGGTGCGCAGGGGCCGCAGGGCACGCCGCGCCCGTCCCGCCAGTCCCTTCTCGTTTTCTCCGACAGGCTGCCCGGTCGGGCCGGGCAACCCGGTCACGGCCAGCGTTCCGCCCAGCAGGGCCAGCGCTGCCAGTGCGGCGCGCCGCGTCATGCGGGCGCCCGGGGTGGTCATGTGCGGCATGGTGAACCTCCGTGTGTGGTCGTGGCGCGTCCGGGACGCATGGTCCAGCCCCATTGGGGCAGGGTGGCGTCAGCCGCCACCCGCGTCAAGCAGAGAGTCCGCCCCGTTGCCCGGTGCGCAGTTGCGCCCGTTGCGCAGGCCGTAGTTCGGCCCGTTGGGCAGGCCGTAGTTCGGCCCGTTGGCCGGACGTGCATCGCCCCGGCAGTTGCCGGCGGGCATGCCCCCGAAACCGGGAGGGCTTCCGGTTTGGGGCAGGTGTTTTTCTTTTGCCGTGGCTACCCGTGATGTAGTGCGTGCCCACTTCATGTCGTCAAGAATCTAATGTCAAATAACAATGCTTCTTGCGATTATGCGAGTCAGAAATGTAGCCCCTGCGAACTAGGGATGCTTCCGGACGGGCAGGCCCGCCGCGTGAAAGTACCCACGCGGAGCCTTCAAAACATACCGCATGCTGCGTAAGGAGCACGTCCATGAAACTGTCTGTCAAGCTTACCGGGGCGTTCGGCACACTTCTGGTGCTGATGCTCATGCTGGGTCTGTTCGGCATTCGCATGTTCGGCAACGTTCTGGAAGATGTCCGTGACGTGACGACCAACTGGTTGCCCAGCATAAAGGTGCTGGGCGATATGCGAGGGGCGTTGAATACCGTGCGCCGTGCGGAATTGCAGCACATTGTTGCGGAAACGAACGCCGCCATGGACGACGAGGAACGGTCCCTGGAAAAGGCCCGTGCAGATTTTATCGACACGACACGCAGATACGAACCGCTTATTTCCAGCGATGAGGAACGGCAACTCTATACGAAGATGAAAGCCGACGCCGATGCCTATCTTGCGGTGATCCCCCAGATCCTCCCCTTGTCGCGGGCCCGGAAGACGGAGGAGGCCCGCGCGGTGTCCGTGGGCAAGGCCCGTCCCGCGTTCCGTTCGGCCCTGCAAGGGGTGGTGGAACTGGTGGAACTGAACGACAAGGGGGCCTCGGACTCGGGGCGCCAGATCGAAAACGAGGTGACCACGGCCCGCACCGTCAACCTGGTGCTGGTGCTGGCTTCGCTGGGCCTCGGCATTTCCGCCACGCTGTACATCATACGCTCCACCCTGGCACAACTGGGTGAAGACCCCGGCTACCTGTACGATGTTTCGCGCCAGATCGCGGCGGGCAATCTTGCGGTGCAGTTCCGGTCCAGCAGGTACAAGGGCGTGTACGATGCCATGCAGCAGATGGTGGGCACCCTCAAGTCCAAGATAGCCGAGGCGGAGGACAAGAGCCGTCAGGCCGCCGCCAAGGAGCAGGAAGCCCTGGCCGCCATGCGCGAGGCCGAAGAGGCTCGCCGCCAGGCGGAAAGCGCCAAGCGCGAGGGCATGTTGCAGGCCGCGCAAAAGCTGGAGGGCGTGGTGGAAGTGGTGTCTTCCGCGTCGGAAGAGTTGTCCGCCCAGATCGAACAGTCCGACCGGGGTACCGAGGAGCAGGCGCGCCGGGTGGCGGAAACCGCCACGGCCATGGAAGAGATGAACGCCAGCGTGCTCGAGGTGGCCCGCAATGCGGGCGGCGCCGCCGATGTTTCGGAAAACGCCCGCCGCATGGCCGACGAGGGATCGGCCATCGTCGGCAGGGTGGTGGACGGCATCGGACAGGTGCAACAGCAGTCGCTGGCCCTGAAACGCGATATGGAGGAGTTGGGGCGGCAGGCAGAGTCCATTGGGCAGATAATGAACGTTATCAGTGATATAGCCGACCAGACAAACCTGCTGGCGCTGAATGCCGCCATCGAGGCGGCCCGTGCCGGTGACGCCGGGCGCGGCTTTGCCGTGGTGGCCGACGAGGTGCGCAAGCTGGCAGAAAAGACCATGCACGCCACCCAGGAGGTGGGCGCAGCGGTGCGCGGCATCCAGCAGGGCACGCGCACCAACATGGAGCATGTGGATCGTTCCGTGGGCACCATCGAGGAGGCCACCGACCTTGCCCGGCGCTCGGGCGAATCGCTGCGCGAAATCGTGCGCTTCGTCGATGCCGCCGCCGATCAGGTGCGAGGCATTGCCACCGCGTCGGAGCAGCAGTCCGCC
This genomic window from Nitratidesulfovibrio sp. SRB-5 contains:
- a CDS encoding SagB/ThcOx family dehydrogenase: MPHMTTPGARMTRRAALAALALLGGTLAVTGLPGPTGQPVGENEKGLAGRARRALRPLRTGMAHAAQGAVSLPPPDISGTAGGAGNKTLMQALAARSSTRSFRDAPIPEQVLGDLLWTAWGINRPDGRRTVPTARNRQGMDVYVIRADGAWRYDGSAHALLPAATGDLRPLLARQSFVAAAPLTLVYTAATAEDPAYAAMHAGSMYQGAGLFCASAGLGNVVRASYDETALHAALRLPADRRIVISQTVGWPGN
- a CDS encoding glycosyltransferase family 2 protein; the protein is MLKGAYFFEPSACVRDIRVLSRIEYAPCAIIIVNYNGSSDTCVCIESLASLVVQPKMIVVVDNGSTDDSCDVIERFWREFSRFQGDSFAVLDASGVPPETARNVFIKSKRNGGFSAGNNIALRALANIDGLECFWLLNNDTIPDPHALSELMRCVAESPNIGLAGSTLVYAGRPDTIQCAGGGWYFPLWGGTRHYLEGKPFPLSEIPRNGPKPLEYICGASMLITAAAFSKLGLLDEDYFLYYEDVEYGLRARRMNFQAVWVAESVVYHKEGASTCPQSDSSRGSKPLLIDFLSIRNRLWLSRKYYPYIFPVVVFSLIGVAIKRLMRNQASRLRIIFIALAHCLKGTMGKPNLRIF
- a CDS encoding glycosyltransferase, with translation MNIARTIYVVTPVRNGAATIRKTIDSVLAQFRQGQLFYHVQDGGSSDGTIDILRSVAGAIADFPEAYPNVTFSWESSADSGMYDAINKALNGLDIPGDAFVGWLNADDLLADGAVQAVEAAAKIYGVEWVYGLTSVIALGGDEHVKQELYPRALLAAGIADGRFWRFFQQEGCFFRKRLWDAAGGCDSSFKLAGDWDLWRNMADRAEPVFIPQKLGSFVVREGQLSADMACYQAEISHRLACKRRRWRAAQLACFSALRSPILNLETGIIVRKGVPVKDRMRCLAEVLSVRKAISKFKSVFLQCSRLG
- a CDS encoding glycosyltransferase translates to MHGLKRIWKNLPPQAQSRILKTCCSLLATRRDGHTHGDDPVYVVGSLRSATGIGEGARLYLQSARDAGRQACGVDATSAMLQQAVLPPEGIADCLELSDLATHIGGGTVVIHANPPLFHMVLLRMNRKFLRNKRLVAYWAWELECLPQIYLDALDHVDAVEVPSEFTANAFRRVTDKEVRVVPHKLPEPVLRKAGFCADGVMRCLYVFDMASSCERKNPWAAIAAFAAAFPNGRGASLTLKTSQHQAAPHTYRRLLALADATPGVTLMTENLTAGGLDELYLHHDVYLSTHRSEGYGLTIHEAMLRGLHVAATGWSANMEFMKGPLAHPLPFTLVPVPAGQMPACGKAVRWAEVDTQGAAEVLKALQKTLCTK
- a CDS encoding PAS domain-containing protein translates to MTSNEHMTSTDLVAFYAPRLDAMDTPALLLDGDGGVLYANKPARLLRGADGDAERTTETKGARPKLSAPGCPAPAHGWLHDEVPPVPQGGTPVRESRTRITLPDGAGIRQISWTCVAVPVPGTGGEGGTEKGERAHPDGWKGARHGESARQTGNGGAIRHAGMWEMCGPSETDETDETDETGETDGANGAGGPGGAGGADAADDRSSESGTGSVIRPPYPARTIHLAWGRLRTTEGGQEMGFTILPNGVIQAVSPALCAICGYTRDELVGRSAREFYFTSTARKRIVSQLIKRAEVENGEVTLRRKDGSPLALWYTAESIRDAAGRMVAYSGYFQERPFAFSSKLASDFSRVVDALPGLAWVCGRDLRIVAVNDAYLAAYGRTRDEVMGRTEYDFLPPELARYPVEAALKVFEEKRELEHPAVPHLLDPSVWYRVIRRPIFDDNRQEVIGLLGIAQDISAKVVQENAFIEQLHTHQGDVVVVTDDQGRILRRSRQTLTPAIFGRQEPYDAYTLDMGPVLDLLHESDLPAVRQALLRAMREHREQHFECRIRNLSGSYSTVHARLVYNDTIYGEPRVYVVARDVSGEMGLRQAPMVLERLKEAAGARTDRELASFLNVSAASISNARKNGRIPPDWLIDAGLRTGRSIDWLVRGVV
- a CDS encoding methyl-accepting chemotaxis protein, encoding MKLSVKLTGAFGTLLVLMLMLGLFGIRMFGNVLEDVRDVTTNWLPSIKVLGDMRGALNTVRRAELQHIVAETNAAMDDEERSLEKARADFIDTTRRYEPLISSDEERQLYTKMKADADAYLAVIPQILPLSRARKTEEARAVSVGKARPAFRSALQGVVELVELNDKGASDSGRQIENEVTTARTVNLVLVLASLGLGISATLYIIRSTLAQLGEDPGYLYDVSRQIAAGNLAVQFRSSRYKGVYDAMQQMVGTLKSKIAEAEDKSRQAAAKEQEALAAMREAEEARRQAESAKREGMLQAAQKLEGVVEVVSSASEELSAQIEQSDRGTEEQARRVAETATAMEEMNASVLEVARNAGGAADVSENARRMADEGSAIVGRVVDGIGQVQQQSLALKRDMEELGRQAESIGQIMNVISDIADQTNLLALNAAIEAARAGDAGRGFAVVADEVRKLAEKTMHATQEVGAAVRGIQQGTRTNMEHVDRSVGTIEEATDLARRSGESLREIVRFVDAAADQVRGIATASEQQSAASEEINRAVEQVSAISAETAQAMREAATAVNELANQSQVLKRLVEELKQS
- a CDS encoding OmpP1/FadL family transporter, translating into MRKPLFLLCLVLVALLLPLHAHASGYAVYEWSARGTALGGAMVARDADPSSVAYNPANITDLPGAQVQVGATAIKPAATMDFKSASQTDRDFSDAIWGLPTAYYTQQLNDHYWFGFGVFSRVGLGTEYAGGDNWAGRYNCSYAGIQSLTFNPNLAMKFSDQFSMAVGVEATYLRFMYDSTVPLADVKQEIDADGWAYGLNAGARYKPYDWLAFGLAWRSQIDLKVTGDVDFTRKKVTSPPTISQGGISGTEPLPESVTFGVMVKPIDRLSLEADVVWTRWSAYEALTMDYDPALLGMYPTVSKEKDWKNTWRFQFGAEYALTDSVDLRAGYVYDQSPINDKYEDFAVPCSDRQIVSVGAGWKVDQNWVVDVFYGYLWMVDRHYDARPVNYINYEVEREDAHAHMAGLSVTYKF
- a CDS encoding glycosyltransferase family 2 protein encodes the protein MTATYNAGATLACLLDSLAAQSCRDFELVVQDGGSVDDTIAVLESYRSCLPALSLASGPDSGIYDAWNKALRVVRGQWVLFLGADDRLAGPTVLQSMKGALLLVAPEVLYAVGGVTLFAVSGEYYGEYPVDVDNAVQRLRREMIFCHTGVLHRRSVFRGELFDSTYRVLGDYDFFCRTVLDDRQVAKLDVTVTHMALGGVSSRLCSQPRIFLESLRIAMRHAGAISSRHMRVGCVVAAVALLCRVLGPVRAAGFVNITRKWRGKRPFWS